In one Solanum dulcamara chromosome 1, daSolDulc1.2, whole genome shotgun sequence genomic region, the following are encoded:
- the LOC129874755 gene encoding LOW QUALITY PROTEIN: cation/H(+) antiporter 18-like (The sequence of the model RefSeq protein was modified relative to this genomic sequence to represent the inferred CDS: deleted 1 base in 1 codon) encodes MDQLCPSPMKATSNGIFQGDNPLDFALPLAILQICLVLIVTRGLAFLLRPLRQPRVIAEIIGGVLLGPSALGRNKGYLNAVFPPKSITVLDTFANIGLLFFLFLAGLELDVKSLRQSGKKVLAIAVAGISLPFALGIGTSFILRETINKGVNATSFLVFMGVALSITAFPVLARILAELKLLTTDVGRMAMSAAAVNDVAAWILLALAIALSGDNLSPVVSLWVFLCGCGFVVGASLIVPPIFKWISRHCHEGEPVGELYICGTLAAVLAAGFVTDIIGIHAMFGAFVIGVLLPKEGPFAGVLVEKVEDLVSGLFLPLYFVSSGLKTNVATIQGIQSWGLLVLVILTACFGKIVGTFIVSLLWRIPKNEALALGFLMNSKGLVELIVLNIGKDRKVLNDQTFAIMVMMALFTTFITTPLVLAVYKPAKMLSKGDYKHRRIERKNPNTQLRILTCFCSSRNIPSLINLLEASRGTERGERLSVYAMHLMEFSERRQASAILMVHKARHNGLPFWNKGQRSANQVVVAFEAFQQLSQVSVRPMTSISSLSDMHEDICITAEKKNIAMIILPYHKNLRLDGSFESTRPDFHLVNRRVLEHASCSVGIFVDRGLGGTAQISASNVSFSITVLFFGGHDDREALAYGARMAEHPGVELTVILFLEESDSSEEIVRIDTEGTPAATLVSADEEFLAAFRTSISDDSSIKYEEKNVRNVSETITILRDYSRCSLFLVGRMPNGVVPLALRQKIDCPELGPIGGLLTSPEFATTASVLVVQQYYDNLYANSSQQMVVD; translated from the exons ATGGATCAGCTTTGTCCATCTCCAATGAAGGCCACGTCTAATGGCATTTTTCAAGGTGATAATCCCCTGGATTTTGCACTTCCGCTGGCCATTTTACAGATATGTTTAGTTCTCATCGTCACAAGAGGTCTTGCCTTTTTGCTGCGGCCGCTACGACAACCACGTGTAATTGCTGAGATTATT GGAGGAGTATTGCTGGGACCATCAGCACTTGGTCGAAACAAAGGCTATTTGAATGCAGTATTCCCGCCGAAGAGCATCACTGTCTTAGACACTTTTGCAAACATTGGTCTCCTGTTCTTTTTATTTCTGGCTGGCTTAGAACTAGATGTCAAGTCATTGCGTCAGAGTGGGAAAAAAGTCCTTGCCATTGCTGTTGCAGGAATTAGTCTTCCGTTTGCTTTGGGAATCGGCACTTCATTTATTCTTCGAGAAACTATAAATAAAGGTGTAAATGCTACCTCATTTCTTGTATTCATGGGTGTAGCCCTTTCCATTACTGCATTTCCTGTTCTGGCACGAATTTTGGCTGAGCTGAAACTTTTAACTACTGATGTTGGGCGAATGGCCATGTCTGCGGCAGCAGTTAATGATGTGGCAGCTTGGATTTTACTTGCTCTTGCCATCGCCTTATCTGGTGATAATCTATCCCCAGTTGTGTCACTTTGGGTTTTCCTCTGTGGTTGTGGTTTTGTCGTTGGCGCCAGTCTTATTGTGCCACCAATTTTTAAGTGGATTTCGCGGCATTGCCACGAAGGTGAACCTGTGGGTGAGCTGTATATTTGTGGTACTTTAGCTGCTGTACTTGCAGCTGGATTTGTCACTGATATTATTGGGATTCACGCAATGTTTGGGGCTTTCGTGATTGGAGTTCTACTCCCAAAGGAGGGACCATTTGCAGGTGTACTGGTTGAAAAAGTTGAGGACCTTGTATCTGGTCTTTTCCTTCCATTATACTTTGTCTCAAGTGGTCTAAAAACGAACGTTGCTACAATCCAAGGTATACAATCATGGGGTTTGCTAGTTCTGGTCATACTTACAGCTTGTTTTGGGAAGATTGTTGGTACTTTTATAGTTTCCCTTCTCTGGAGGATTCCCAAAAATGAAGCTCTTGCTCTTGGATTTCTTATGAACAGTAAGGGACTAGTGGAACTGATTGTCCTTAACATTGGTAAAGATCGAAAG GTATTGAATGATCAGACTTTTGCTATCATGGTTATGATGGCTCTCTTCACGACCTTTATCACCACACCTCTGGTTCTGGCTGTTTACAAGCCAGCGAAAATGCTAAGTAAAGGCGACTATAAACATAGAAGAATAGAAAGGAAAAATCCGAATACTCAACTGCGAATACTAACCTGCTTCTGTAGTTCTAGAAATATTCCATCGCTCATTAATCTCCTTGAGGCCTCACGTGGGACTGAGAGGGGAGAAAGGCTTTCTGTATATGCAATGCATCTCATGGAGTTCTCGGAGAGA CGTCAGGCGTCAGCTATCTTAATGGTACACAAGGCTAGACATAATGGCTTGCCCTTCTGGAATAAGGGTCAGCGGTCAGCTAACCAAGTTGTTGTGGCGTTCGAGGCTTTCCAACAATTAAGTCAGGTCTCTGTGCGTCCCATGACATCAATCTCATCACTCTCTGACATGCATGAAGATATTTGCATTACTGCTGAGAAGAAAAATATAGCAATGATAATTTTACCATATCACAAGAATCTGAGGCTCGACGGGTCATTTGAGTCAACTCGACCTGATTTTCACTTGGTTAACAGAAGGGTTCTTGAGCATGCTTCATGTTCAGTAGGGATATTTGTTGATCGTGGACTCGGTGGTACTGCACAGATATCTGCAAGCAACGTTTCCTTTTCTATTACCGTTCTATTTTTTGGGGGCCATGATGATCGTGAAGCACTTGCATATGGGGCTCGTATGGCTGAGCATCCTGGAGTCGAATTAACAGTCATTCTCTTCCTAGAGGAGTCAGATTCATCAGAAGAGATAGTAAGAATAGATACAGAAGGCACTCCTGCTGCAACATTAGTCTCTGCTGATGAGGAGTTTCTTGCTGCTTTCAGAACGAGTATATCAGACGACAGTTCCATTAAATATGAAGAGAAGAATGTTAGAAATGTGTCGGAAACAATTACTATCCTACGTGATTACAGTCGATGCAGTTTATTTCTGGTTGGTCGAATGCCCAATGGTGTAGTACCTCTCGCATTGAGGCAGAAGATTGATTGCCCTGAACTCGGGCCAATCGGGGGTTTATTGACTTCACCGGAATTCGCCACAACAGCATCAGTCCTGGTGGTGCAACAGTATTATGATAACTTGTATGCAAATAGTTCTCAACAGATGGTTGTAGATTGA
- the LOC129874842 gene encoding uncharacterized protein LOC129874842 isoform X2: protein METLKGPVLVDVDVSKLMGSESFSGGARKLERSSVAIAPSIDRISGSVRRKELALWSKMPQSEFAGHQSRHHVEDASEDHSVGKTNTILPLTLGLEAMQSHRNFGKVGRNSTSNSKRSRIMQIDVSVNKTGEDGKGISTEISSNPTNCKNGERTQMLKQRQNSSGKRSDKRNGKVTKSNFSLKSLVGFGSATGGRNFLGMYGLKSDVMDVTKDVDDLPLRELLDGSYKCAPSTKDKRNKASNSSDSLMQLVRNANSMLQRQKSVPMQNCSNVDTKLSCRNDGDKGETRTDNLSSSDQEYSGKVQSVATMCHSPSYTPKDLLERLALTPSKDLDSLLVDTVKPPSSRNSGDLRLSKPSSQRNGLPPFPWSHTCSGHPKTVPDSAKLSTNKMVCQGRWVRVENTLTPLKGSTGFLEELQSLTDNHKLVPTGVQVSGPSKNENASTNLDSLTTCERISSSMATSNTSEVPPAESPGILAAAETLCKIATHSLKQNTEITTKSLKKPSQKCMRACKLTEKSENQFIAPKPVVVSNNLVEIADGILPSKKLRLSVNFKKPDRKGSIPCSAESMRSTPVKSFRESEGFSNSFVNKPCMMSPYSRGMDKACSSSDQKPRKVANGVELRR from the exons ATGGAAACTTTGAAAGGACCTGTTTTGGTGGATGTGGATGTGTCTAAGCTTATGGGATCGGAAAGTTTTAGCGGCGGTGCTCGTAAATTGGAGAGGTCTTCTGTTGCGATTGCGCCTTCTATTGATAGGATCAGTGGTTCAGTCAGACGAAAAG AGCTAGCTTTATGGAGTAAGATGCCCCAGAGTGAATTTGCTGGTCATCAATCCAGACATCATGTCGAGGATGCTTCAGAAGACCACAGTGTTGGGAAGACGAATACTATTCTTCCACTGACTCTTGGGCTAGAGGCTATGCAGTCACATCGGAATTTTGGGAAGGTGGGGAGAAATAGTACTTCTAATTCTAAGAGATCAAGGATAATGCAGATAGATGTTTCTGTAAATAAAACTGGTGAAGATGGAAAAGGCATTTCTACTGAGATTTCATCAAATCCTACAAATTGCAAAAATGGAG AGAGGACTCAAATGCTTAAGCAAAGGCAGAATTCTAGTGGCAAGCGAAGTGATAAAAGAAATGGCAAAGTTACCAAAAGTAATTTCTCTTTAAAGAGCTTGGTTGGCTTCGGTTCAGCTACTGGAGGAAGAAACTTTCTTG GAATGTATGGCTTGAAATCTGATGTCATGGATGTCACAAAAGATGTAGATGATCTTCCTTTGAGGGAACTACTTGATGGAAGTTATAAGTGTGCACCTTCTACCAAAGATAAGAGAAACAAGGCTTCAAATTCAAGTGACAGTCTCATGCAGTTGGTTAGAAATGCGAACTCCATGCTTCAACGCCAGAAGTCTGTACCGATGCAGAATTGTTCTAATGTTGATACCAAGCTCTCTTGTCGAAATGATGGAGACAAGGGAGAGACCAGGACAGATAATCTGTCTTCTTCGGATCAG GAATACAGTGGCAAGGTTCAATCAGTTGCGACAATGTGTCATTCTCCATCATATACACCAAAGGATTTGTTAGAGCGCCTCGCGCTCACTCCATCCAAGGATTTGGATTCTTTACTTGTGGATACAGTCAAACCTCCATCTTCAAGAAATAGCGGTGATCTTCGACTAAGCAAGCCATCATCTCAGCGAAATGGATTGCCTCCTTTTCCTTGGTCACATACGTGCTCTGGGCATCCTAAAACTGTTCCTGATTCAGCTAAATTATCTACAAATAAGATGGTTTGTCAAGGTAGATGGGTAAGAGTGGAAAACACTTTGACTCCTCTGAAAGGTTCTACTGGTTTCCTTGAGGAACTGCAATCACTCACTGACAATCACAAACTAGTCCCAACAGGGGTTCAAGTGTCTGGGCCTTCTAAAAATGAAAATGCTTCAACAAACCTTGATAGCCTTACTACATGTGAAAGGATTTCATCATCAATGGCAACCAGCAACACTTCAGAAGTTCCACCAG CTGAATCTCCAGGGATATTGGCTGCCGCTGAGACGCTTTGCAAGATTGCTACACATTCGTTGAAGCAGAacactgagataacaactaagTCGCTGAAGAAACCTTCTCAGAAGTGCATGAGAGCATGTAAATTGACAGAGAAATCTGAAAATCAATTCATAGCACCAAAACCAGTGGTGGTATCAAATAATCTGGTTGAAATTGCTGATGGGATACTTCCATCGAAGAAGCTTCGTCTTTCAGTAAACTTTAAAAAACCTGATAGGAAAGGATCAATACCTTGTTCAGCTGAATCAATGAGGTCAACTCCTGTCAAATCTTTTAGGGAGTCTGAAGGTTTCAGTAACAGCTTTGTAAATAAACCCTGTATGATGTCCCCATATTCAAGGGGGATGGATAAGGCTTGTAGTAGTAGTGACCAGAAGCCGAGGAAGGTAGCCAATGGAGTGGAGCTAAGGAGATGA
- the LOC129874842 gene encoding uncharacterized protein LOC129874842 isoform X1, with amino-acid sequence METLKGPVLVDVDVSKLMGSESFSGGARKLERSSVAIAPSIDRISGSVRRKELALWSKMPQSEFAGHQSRHHVEDASEDHSVGKTNTILPLTLGLEAMQSHRNFGKVGRNSTSNSKRSRIMQIDVSVNKTGEDGKGISTEISSNPTNCKNGERTQMLKQRQNSSGKRSDKRNGKVTKSNFSLKSLVGFGSATGGRNFLGMYGLKSDVMDVTKDVDDLPLRELLDGSYKCAPSTKDKRNKASNSSDSLMQLVRNANSMLQRQKSVPMQNCSNVDTKLSCRNDGDKGETRTDNLSSSDQVQEYSGKVQSVATMCHSPSYTPKDLLERLALTPSKDLDSLLVDTVKPPSSRNSGDLRLSKPSSQRNGLPPFPWSHTCSGHPKTVPDSAKLSTNKMVCQGRWVRVENTLTPLKGSTGFLEELQSLTDNHKLVPTGVQVSGPSKNENASTNLDSLTTCERISSSMATSNTSEVPPAESPGILAAAETLCKIATHSLKQNTEITTKSLKKPSQKCMRACKLTEKSENQFIAPKPVVVSNNLVEIADGILPSKKLRLSVNFKKPDRKGSIPCSAESMRSTPVKSFRESEGFSNSFVNKPCMMSPYSRGMDKACSSSDQKPRKVANGVELRR; translated from the exons ATGGAAACTTTGAAAGGACCTGTTTTGGTGGATGTGGATGTGTCTAAGCTTATGGGATCGGAAAGTTTTAGCGGCGGTGCTCGTAAATTGGAGAGGTCTTCTGTTGCGATTGCGCCTTCTATTGATAGGATCAGTGGTTCAGTCAGACGAAAAG AGCTAGCTTTATGGAGTAAGATGCCCCAGAGTGAATTTGCTGGTCATCAATCCAGACATCATGTCGAGGATGCTTCAGAAGACCACAGTGTTGGGAAGACGAATACTATTCTTCCACTGACTCTTGGGCTAGAGGCTATGCAGTCACATCGGAATTTTGGGAAGGTGGGGAGAAATAGTACTTCTAATTCTAAGAGATCAAGGATAATGCAGATAGATGTTTCTGTAAATAAAACTGGTGAAGATGGAAAAGGCATTTCTACTGAGATTTCATCAAATCCTACAAATTGCAAAAATGGAG AGAGGACTCAAATGCTTAAGCAAAGGCAGAATTCTAGTGGCAAGCGAAGTGATAAAAGAAATGGCAAAGTTACCAAAAGTAATTTCTCTTTAAAGAGCTTGGTTGGCTTCGGTTCAGCTACTGGAGGAAGAAACTTTCTTG GAATGTATGGCTTGAAATCTGATGTCATGGATGTCACAAAAGATGTAGATGATCTTCCTTTGAGGGAACTACTTGATGGAAGTTATAAGTGTGCACCTTCTACCAAAGATAAGAGAAACAAGGCTTCAAATTCAAGTGACAGTCTCATGCAGTTGGTTAGAAATGCGAACTCCATGCTTCAACGCCAGAAGTCTGTACCGATGCAGAATTGTTCTAATGTTGATACCAAGCTCTCTTGTCGAAATGATGGAGACAAGGGAGAGACCAGGACAGATAATCTGTCTTCTTCGGATCAG GTACAGGAATACAGTGGCAAGGTTCAATCAGTTGCGACAATGTGTCATTCTCCATCATATACACCAAAGGATTTGTTAGAGCGCCTCGCGCTCACTCCATCCAAGGATTTGGATTCTTTACTTGTGGATACAGTCAAACCTCCATCTTCAAGAAATAGCGGTGATCTTCGACTAAGCAAGCCATCATCTCAGCGAAATGGATTGCCTCCTTTTCCTTGGTCACATACGTGCTCTGGGCATCCTAAAACTGTTCCTGATTCAGCTAAATTATCTACAAATAAGATGGTTTGTCAAGGTAGATGGGTAAGAGTGGAAAACACTTTGACTCCTCTGAAAGGTTCTACTGGTTTCCTTGAGGAACTGCAATCACTCACTGACAATCACAAACTAGTCCCAACAGGGGTTCAAGTGTCTGGGCCTTCTAAAAATGAAAATGCTTCAACAAACCTTGATAGCCTTACTACATGTGAAAGGATTTCATCATCAATGGCAACCAGCAACACTTCAGAAGTTCCACCAG CTGAATCTCCAGGGATATTGGCTGCCGCTGAGACGCTTTGCAAGATTGCTACACATTCGTTGAAGCAGAacactgagataacaactaagTCGCTGAAGAAACCTTCTCAGAAGTGCATGAGAGCATGTAAATTGACAGAGAAATCTGAAAATCAATTCATAGCACCAAAACCAGTGGTGGTATCAAATAATCTGGTTGAAATTGCTGATGGGATACTTCCATCGAAGAAGCTTCGTCTTTCAGTAAACTTTAAAAAACCTGATAGGAAAGGATCAATACCTTGTTCAGCTGAATCAATGAGGTCAACTCCTGTCAAATCTTTTAGGGAGTCTGAAGGTTTCAGTAACAGCTTTGTAAATAAACCCTGTATGATGTCCCCATATTCAAGGGGGATGGATAAGGCTTGTAGTAGTAGTGACCAGAAGCCGAGGAAGGTAGCCAATGGAGTGGAGCTAAGGAGATGA
- the LOC129874842 gene encoding uncharacterized protein LOC129874842 isoform X3 — translation METLKGPVLVDVDVSKLMGSESFSGGARKLERSSVAIAPSIDRISGSVRRKELALWSKMPQSEFAGHQSRHHVEDASEDHSVGKTNTILPLTLGLEAMQSHRNFGKVGRNSTSNSKRSRIMQIDVSVNKTGEDGKGISTEISSNPTNCKNGERTQMLKQRQNSSGKRSDKRNGKVTKSNFSLKSLVGFGSATGGRNFLGMYGLKSDVMDVTKDVDDLPLRELLDGSYKCAPSTKDKRNKASNSSDSLMQLVRNANSMLQRQKSVPMQNCSNVDTKLSCRNDGDKGETRTDNLSSSDQVQEYSGKVQSVATMCHSPSYTPKDLLERLALTPSKDLDSLLVDTVKPPSSRNSGDLRLSKPSSQRNGLPPFPWSHTCSGHPKTVPDSAKLSTNKMVCQGRWVRVENTLTPLKGSTGFLEELQSLTDNHKLVPTGVQVSGPSKNENASTNLDSLTTCERISSSMATSNTSEVPPGILAAAETLCKIATHSLKQNTEITTKSLKKPSQKCMRACKLTEKSENQFIAPKPVVVSNNLVEIADGILPSKKLRLSVNFKKPDRKGSIPCSAESMRSTPVKSFRESEGFSNSFVNKPCMMSPYSRGMDKACSSSDQKPRKVANGVELRR, via the exons ATGGAAACTTTGAAAGGACCTGTTTTGGTGGATGTGGATGTGTCTAAGCTTATGGGATCGGAAAGTTTTAGCGGCGGTGCTCGTAAATTGGAGAGGTCTTCTGTTGCGATTGCGCCTTCTATTGATAGGATCAGTGGTTCAGTCAGACGAAAAG AGCTAGCTTTATGGAGTAAGATGCCCCAGAGTGAATTTGCTGGTCATCAATCCAGACATCATGTCGAGGATGCTTCAGAAGACCACAGTGTTGGGAAGACGAATACTATTCTTCCACTGACTCTTGGGCTAGAGGCTATGCAGTCACATCGGAATTTTGGGAAGGTGGGGAGAAATAGTACTTCTAATTCTAAGAGATCAAGGATAATGCAGATAGATGTTTCTGTAAATAAAACTGGTGAAGATGGAAAAGGCATTTCTACTGAGATTTCATCAAATCCTACAAATTGCAAAAATGGAG AGAGGACTCAAATGCTTAAGCAAAGGCAGAATTCTAGTGGCAAGCGAAGTGATAAAAGAAATGGCAAAGTTACCAAAAGTAATTTCTCTTTAAAGAGCTTGGTTGGCTTCGGTTCAGCTACTGGAGGAAGAAACTTTCTTG GAATGTATGGCTTGAAATCTGATGTCATGGATGTCACAAAAGATGTAGATGATCTTCCTTTGAGGGAACTACTTGATGGAAGTTATAAGTGTGCACCTTCTACCAAAGATAAGAGAAACAAGGCTTCAAATTCAAGTGACAGTCTCATGCAGTTGGTTAGAAATGCGAACTCCATGCTTCAACGCCAGAAGTCTGTACCGATGCAGAATTGTTCTAATGTTGATACCAAGCTCTCTTGTCGAAATGATGGAGACAAGGGAGAGACCAGGACAGATAATCTGTCTTCTTCGGATCAG GTACAGGAATACAGTGGCAAGGTTCAATCAGTTGCGACAATGTGTCATTCTCCATCATATACACCAAAGGATTTGTTAGAGCGCCTCGCGCTCACTCCATCCAAGGATTTGGATTCTTTACTTGTGGATACAGTCAAACCTCCATCTTCAAGAAATAGCGGTGATCTTCGACTAAGCAAGCCATCATCTCAGCGAAATGGATTGCCTCCTTTTCCTTGGTCACATACGTGCTCTGGGCATCCTAAAACTGTTCCTGATTCAGCTAAATTATCTACAAATAAGATGGTTTGTCAAGGTAGATGGGTAAGAGTGGAAAACACTTTGACTCCTCTGAAAGGTTCTACTGGTTTCCTTGAGGAACTGCAATCACTCACTGACAATCACAAACTAGTCCCAACAGGGGTTCAAGTGTCTGGGCCTTCTAAAAATGAAAATGCTTCAACAAACCTTGATAGCCTTACTACATGTGAAAGGATTTCATCATCAATGGCAACCAGCAACACTTCAGAAGTTCCACCAG GGATATTGGCTGCCGCTGAGACGCTTTGCAAGATTGCTACACATTCGTTGAAGCAGAacactgagataacaactaagTCGCTGAAGAAACCTTCTCAGAAGTGCATGAGAGCATGTAAATTGACAGAGAAATCTGAAAATCAATTCATAGCACCAAAACCAGTGGTGGTATCAAATAATCTGGTTGAAATTGCTGATGGGATACTTCCATCGAAGAAGCTTCGTCTTTCAGTAAACTTTAAAAAACCTGATAGGAAAGGATCAATACCTTGTTCAGCTGAATCAATGAGGTCAACTCCTGTCAAATCTTTTAGGGAGTCTGAAGGTTTCAGTAACAGCTTTGTAAATAAACCCTGTATGATGTCCCCATATTCAAGGGGGATGGATAAGGCTTGTAGTAGTAGTGACCAGAAGCCGAGGAAGGTAGCCAATGGAGTGGAGCTAAGGAGATGA